The Nitrospira tepida genome includes a window with the following:
- the rplW gene encoding 50S ribosomal protein L23, with amino-acid sequence MSEKLHQVLIRPLITEKVTSLRESGNTVAFVVSSRANRVEVRRAVESLLKVKVERVNILNVMGKTKRLGRFVGKKQDWKKALVTLKAGEKLELYESV; translated from the coding sequence ATGAGTGAGAAGTTGCATCAAGTGCTCATCCGTCCTCTGATCACAGAAAAGGTGACCAGCCTCCGGGAGTCCGGCAATACCGTGGCGTTCGTTGTGAGCTCACGGGCCAACCGTGTGGAAGTCCGGCGGGCGGTCGAGTCGTTGCTCAAGGTCAAGGTCGAGCGGGTCAATATTCTGAATGTGATGGGAAAAACCAAGCGATTGGGGCGTTTTGTCGGAAAAAAGCAGGACTGGAAAAAGGCCCTGGTGACGTTGAAAGCCGGCGAAAAGCTCGAATTGTACGAAAGCGTCTGA
- the rplB gene encoding 50S ribosomal protein L2 produces the protein MALRIYQPTSPGRRGMTALTGEELSKKRPEKALTVFLHRTGGRNSDGHQTLRFRGAGHKRLYRQIDFKRNKLAIPAKVVAIEYDPNRSARIALLHYRDGEKRYILAPDGLAVGRTVESGPEVEVRVGNALPLANMPLGTTVHNIELRPGKGGQLIRSAGSFAQVMGRDGGYVQIRLKSGEMRKVLGACMATVGQVGNLDHENIAVGKAGRSRWLGRRPHVRGVVMNPVDHPHGGGEGKSGQGNPHPVSPWGLPTKGYKTRNNKSTEKFIIARRKK, from the coding sequence ATGGCGTTGCGAATCTATCAGCCAACTTCCCCCGGTCGTCGCGGCATGACGGCGCTGACCGGCGAGGAATTATCGAAAAAGCGTCCTGAAAAGGCGTTAACGGTGTTTCTCCACCGGACGGGGGGGCGAAATTCCGACGGGCATCAAACCCTCCGATTCCGTGGGGCTGGACACAAGCGCCTGTATCGCCAGATCGACTTTAAGCGGAACAAGCTTGCGATTCCGGCCAAAGTTGTGGCCATTGAATACGATCCGAACCGGTCGGCGCGCATCGCCCTCCTGCATTACCGCGACGGCGAGAAGCGCTATATCCTGGCCCCCGACGGCCTCGCGGTGGGCCGCACCGTCGAGTCAGGGCCCGAGGTGGAAGTGCGAGTGGGGAATGCGTTGCCGTTGGCCAATATGCCGTTGGGCACGACCGTGCACAATATTGAGCTCAGGCCGGGCAAGGGAGGGCAGTTGATCCGGAGCGCCGGCAGCTTTGCGCAGGTCATGGGGCGCGACGGCGGCTATGTGCAGATCCGACTCAAGTCTGGTGAGATGCGGAAGGTGCTGGGGGCCTGTATGGCCACCGTCGGGCAGGTCGGCAATTTGGACCACGAAAATATCGCCGTCGGGAAGGCGGGCCGGTCCCGTTGGCTGGGACGACGCCCGCATGTGCGAGGGGTGGTAATGAACCCCGTGGACCATCCCCACGGCGGCGGCGAAGGAAAATCCGGCCAGGGGAATCCGCATCCGGTCTCGCCTTGGGGGCTTCCCACCAAGGGATACAAGACCAGGAATAATAAATCGACCGAGAAATTCATCATCGCCCGGCGGAAGAAGTAG
- the rplD gene encoding 50S ribosomal protein L4 — MPSVDVVDLNKRKVGTVELPAAVFGQTANKVLVHEAVVMQRAGERQGTASTLRRGEVSGSGKKPWKQKHTGRARAGSVRSPVWRHGGSVFGPKPRSYGYGIPKQKYHRALQMALSSKVAAGDLVVVDDLTMAAPKTRQLEKVLAQLGVKKTSLLVVGEGAGDVVKAARNLPGVKVVSPERLSVYDVLRYDSLVIAQPILSRIQEAWA; from the coding sequence GTGCCGTCCGTCGATGTGGTTGACCTCAATAAGCGCAAAGTGGGTACGGTGGAATTGCCGGCCGCCGTCTTCGGCCAAACTGCCAACAAAGTCTTGGTGCATGAGGCGGTGGTGATGCAGCGGGCCGGCGAGCGGCAAGGCACCGCCTCCACGCTTCGGCGCGGAGAGGTGAGCGGGTCGGGAAAGAAGCCGTGGAAGCAAAAACATACGGGGCGGGCGCGAGCCGGGTCGGTGCGCTCTCCGGTATGGCGCCACGGCGGCAGCGTGTTCGGACCTAAGCCGCGTTCGTATGGGTACGGCATTCCCAAGCAAAAATACCATCGCGCGCTGCAGATGGCGTTGTCCTCAAAGGTAGCGGCCGGCGACCTGGTGGTGGTGGACGACCTCACCATGGCGGCTCCTAAAACTCGTCAATTGGAGAAGGTCCTGGCGCAACTGGGGGTGAAGAAAACAAGCCTGCTGGTGGTCGGCGAAGGGGCGGGGGATGTGGTCAAGGCGGCCCGCAATCTTCCCGGCGTGAAGGTGGTTTCGCCTGAACGGCTGAGCGTCTACGATGTGTTGCGGTACGACTCGCTCGTGATTGCGCAGCCGATTCTGAGCCGAATTCAGGAGGCCTGGGCATGA